One region of Maribacter dokdonensis DSW-8 genomic DNA includes:
- a CDS encoding thioredoxin family protein produces MRKLFKKTIASENPTLVYFFASWCVPCKLMRPTVEKIVEEGATAINSLEIDVELEKAIVKKYKIKGVPTLVLFKNGLPMWRHTGVMPIEDIRLAINEYR; encoded by the coding sequence ATGAGAAAACTTTTTAAAAAGACCATAGCCTCGGAAAATCCCACATTGGTGTACTTTTTTGCATCTTGGTGTGTACCCTGTAAACTTATGAGGCCAACAGTGGAGAAAATAGTAGAAGAAGGGGCAACAGCGATCAATAGTCTTGAAATAGACGTAGAGCTAGAAAAGGCAATTGTAAAAAAATATAAAATTAAGGGTGTACCTACCTTGGTATTGTTCAAGAACGGTTTACCCATGTGGAGGCATACAGGTGTTATGCCCATTGAGGATATTAGATTGGCAATAAATGAATATCGTTAA
- a CDS encoding universal stress protein has product MKNLLITTDFSDNAWNAIFTALKIYAEVECHFYLLHAYEPTPLNLMGAKSQQRLGAIYDSLSKYSAQELEEVLSYLNTNHKNPKHQFTTLSKPGNLETSVENVIHKNDIDFLIMGTQGATGAKEVFLGSNTVKVLKHIKNIPILTVPTGHNFQNLTQVIFATDYSSAYKKSVLEPILELSKIWKASIEIVHVALEFNLNDNQELHKDVLRERLTGQKYKFSNIPFVINISTSIDEYVGNNNAAILSLIRHQHTFWEKVIGEPVVNKIAFHSKIPVLFLPQY; this is encoded by the coding sequence ATGAAAAATTTATTGATTACTACGGATTTCTCTGATAATGCATGGAACGCCATTTTTACCGCGTTGAAAATATATGCAGAAGTCGAATGCCACTTCTATTTACTTCATGCTTACGAGCCTACCCCTTTAAATCTTATGGGTGCTAAAAGTCAGCAACGACTTGGAGCAATATATGATTCACTTTCAAAATACTCGGCTCAAGAATTAGAAGAAGTACTATCCTATTTAAACACAAACCATAAAAATCCAAAACATCAATTTACGACCTTGTCAAAACCGGGAAACTTAGAAACCTCGGTTGAGAACGTTATCCATAAAAATGATATAGATTTTTTAATAATGGGTACACAAGGTGCTACCGGTGCCAAAGAGGTTTTCTTGGGAAGCAACACCGTAAAAGTCTTAAAGCATATCAAGAACATTCCTATACTTACGGTACCTACCGGACATAATTTTCAAAACTTGACCCAAGTAATCTTTGCTACGGATTATAGTTCAGCTTATAAGAAAAGTGTATTAGAGCCTATTCTAGAACTTTCTAAAATATGGAAAGCTTCTATTGAAATTGTACATGTTGCTTTGGAGTTTAATTTAAACGACAATCAAGAATTACATAAAGATGTACTTAGAGAAAGACTCACCGGTCAAAAATATAAATTCAGTAACATACCGTTCGTCATAAACATATCTACAAGTATTGATGAATATGTAGGTAACAATAATGCCGCAATTCTTAGCTTAATTAGACATCAACATACATTTTGGGAGAAAGTTATAGGAGAACCGGTTGTCAACAAAATTGCGTTTCATTCTAAAATTCCGGTTTTGTTTTTGCCCCAATACTAA
- the upp gene encoding uracil phosphoribosyltransferase: MTIHNLGDQNSVLNQFISEIRDVQIQKDPMRFRRNIERIGEVLGYEFSKELLYSSKDIETPLGNKSMHLSQDQVVICSILRAGLPLHQGLLNYFDAAENAFISAYRKHENGEDEFEVVVDYFAAPSLEGKVLVLTDPMLATGRTLENVLKGLKDHGTPKQIHIVSVIGSQQGIEFVQSVFPAQTHLWIAAVDPELNARGYIIPGIGDAGDLAYGPKIEV; this comes from the coding sequence ATGACCATTCATAATTTAGGAGACCAAAATTCAGTTCTCAATCAGTTTATTTCGGAAATACGTGATGTACAGATTCAAAAAGATCCCATGCGATTTCGTAGAAATATAGAGCGCATAGGAGAGGTGCTAGGTTATGAGTTCAGTAAAGAGTTGCTTTACAGTTCTAAAGATATAGAAACTCCGCTTGGTAATAAATCTATGCATTTAAGTCAAGATCAAGTCGTTATATGTTCTATTTTAAGAGCAGGTTTACCATTGCATCAAGGGCTTTTAAATTATTTTGATGCGGCTGAAAATGCGTTTATATCTGCCTACCGTAAACATGAAAACGGCGAAGATGAGTTTGAAGTCGTGGTCGACTATTTCGCAGCACCGTCTCTAGAAGGTAAGGTATTGGTGTTAACAGACCCTATGTTAGCTACCGGTAGAACTTTGGAAAATGTGTTAAAGGGTTTAAAGGACCATGGCACACCCAAACAAATTCATATTGTTTCTGTTATTGGCTCCCAGCAGGGTATTGAGTTTGTACAAAGTGTTTTCCCGGCACAGACGCATTTATGGATTGCGGCAGTAGATCCGGAATTGAATGCCCGTGGTTATATCATACCTGGTATTGGTGATGCCGGTGATCTGGCTTACGGACCTAAAATAGAGGTATAA
- a CDS encoding alpha-L-fucosidase: MTKSTLTKTLFKIVSLLLVVASCIENPKPVLNLATANTIEIDGDDSKDSVILKAAHVIPSKNQLNALKDEFIAFVHFGPNTFTKLEWGNGMENPSVFNLENLDTDQWCSAMKDAGMKKVIITAKHHDGFVLWQSRYTEHGVMSSPFKEGKGDVLKELSVSCKKYGIKLGVYLSPADLYQIEHKDGLYGNLSEYTTRTIPRPVQGRPFENKTTFEFEVDDYNEYFLNQLFELLTEYGPIDEVWFDGAHPKRKGGQQYKYRDWKKLITALAPNAVIFGKEGTRWCGNEAGATRDTEWNVIPYTEDPRTMNLFADITGEDVASVDKLMEGKYLHYQPAETNTSIREGWFYRNDDEQKVRNTDDVFDIYERSVGGNSIFLLNIPPNREGRFSDEDVNVLKETGIRIKETYGIDLLENADGPVELLDEDEDTFLALDNDKLMLEFTLPKGVKINRFAIQEDIKRHGERVSYHALDAWVDGMWKELVVSTNIGYKRILRFPEVTTNKLRLRILDFRAIPVLQKVTAHYYKSRPPILDMHRSELGMVDIAPKMSDFKWKPHGENASGNLTKGMKIVYTTNGEAPNESSTVFSKPFAFANGTVKAAAIMNGELGSVTELSFGMLKDNWKVLNTGSSKNDHNAEKLFDEDIETYWQSNESGVNNHFVALDLGEETEITAFKYTPPTTISTGMIEKGIMYISKDGIKWQEKETFEFGNLINNPTPRFFEFKNSYSTRYVKFKVVEIAGSNSSAAIAELDFYK, from the coding sequence ATGACTAAGTCAACATTAACTAAAACATTATTTAAAATTGTTTCACTACTGTTAGTAGTGGCTTCTTGCATAGAGAATCCCAAACCAGTTCTAAACCTTGCTACAGCGAATACCATTGAGATAGATGGTGATGATTCAAAAGATTCCGTTATTTTAAAAGCAGCTCACGTTATACCTTCAAAAAATCAATTGAACGCATTAAAAGATGAGTTTATAGCATTTGTTCATTTTGGACCAAATACATTTACAAAACTGGAGTGGGGCAATGGTATGGAAAACCCATCTGTCTTCAATCTAGAGAACTTAGATACGGATCAATGGTGTAGTGCAATGAAAGATGCGGGGATGAAAAAGGTAATCATTACCGCAAAACATCACGATGGTTTTGTATTGTGGCAAAGTAGATATACTGAGCATGGGGTTATGTCTTCACCTTTTAAAGAAGGGAAAGGTGATGTTCTTAAAGAACTTTCAGTATCATGCAAAAAATATGGTATTAAACTAGGGGTTTACTTATCGCCTGCAGATCTATATCAAATAGAACATAAAGATGGATTATATGGTAATTTAAGCGAATATACGACACGAACTATTCCTAGACCAGTACAAGGAAGACCGTTTGAGAATAAGACAACTTTTGAGTTTGAAGTTGATGACTACAATGAATATTTTTTAAATCAACTCTTTGAATTGCTTACTGAATACGGTCCAATTGATGAGGTTTGGTTTGATGGTGCTCACCCAAAACGTAAAGGCGGTCAACAATATAAGTATAGGGACTGGAAAAAGCTTATCACGGCATTGGCACCAAATGCAGTAATATTCGGTAAAGAAGGAACACGTTGGTGCGGCAATGAAGCCGGTGCAACCAGAGACACGGAGTGGAATGTAATACCATATACCGAAGACCCAAGAACAATGAATCTATTTGCAGATATCACCGGAGAAGATGTTGCTAGTGTTGATAAGCTAATGGAAGGTAAGTACTTACATTACCAACCTGCAGAAACAAATACTTCTATTAGAGAGGGTTGGTTCTATAGGAATGATGATGAACAAAAAGTACGAAATACAGATGATGTCTTTGATATATATGAGAGATCAGTTGGTGGTAATTCAATTTTTTTATTGAACATTCCACCAAATAGAGAGGGGAGATTTTCAGATGAAGATGTAAATGTTTTAAAAGAAACGGGTATTCGAATTAAAGAAACTTATGGTATTGATTTATTGGAAAATGCCGATGGTCCGGTAGAATTATTAGATGAAGATGAAGACACTTTTTTGGCGCTTGATAATGATAAATTAATGCTAGAATTTACACTTCCAAAAGGGGTGAAGATCAATAGATTTGCTATTCAAGAAGATATTAAAAGACATGGTGAACGAGTATCTTATCATGCCTTAGATGCATGGGTAGATGGTATGTGGAAAGAATTGGTCGTTAGCACCAACATAGGCTATAAAAGAATTTTGAGATTTCCGGAAGTAACAACGAATAAATTGCGGTTACGAATATTAGATTTTAGGGCAATTCCTGTGCTACAAAAAGTGACTGCTCACTATTATAAAAGTAGACCACCAATTTTAGATATGCATCGCTCGGAATTGGGTATGGTTGATATCGCTCCAAAAATGTCGGATTTTAAATGGAAACCCCACGGTGAAAATGCAAGTGGTAATTTAACCAAAGGAATGAAAATTGTATATACGACCAATGGTGAAGCGCCAAACGAATCTTCTACTGTGTTTAGTAAACCCTTTGCATTTGCAAATGGTACGGTTAAGGCGGCAGCAATTATGAACGGAGAATTAGGAAGTGTTACTGAATTGAGTTTTGGTATGCTTAAAGATAATTGGAAGGTTCTTAATACCGGTAGTTCTAAAAATGACCATAACGCAGAAAAGTTATTTGATGAGGATATAGAAACGTACTGGCAGTCTAATGAGAGTGGTGTAAATAACCATTTTGTAGCATTGGATTTAGGCGAAGAAACTGAAATTACCGCTTTTAAGTATACACCGCCTACTACTATTTCGACAGGTATGATCGAGAAAGGGATTATGTATATTAGTAAAGACGGTATAAAATGGCAAGAAAAAGAAACTTTTGAATTTGGTAATTTAATCAATAATCCAACGCCAAGATTTTTCGAATTTAAAAATTCGTACTCTACCAGGTATGTAAAGTTTAAAGTAGTAGAAATTGCAGGAAGTAATTCTTCAGCAGCAATAGCTGAACTTGATTTTTATAAGTAA
- a CDS encoding pyridoxamine 5'-phosphate oxidase family protein: MRRNMNQEECKALLGQNYIGRLSYLSGGCPFIVPITFYYDPDTHSITSYSSEGHKIQEMRKNTKVCLGVDEIASIANWKSVLVQGTFEELSRIDAKHMLHEFSDGVKKVIATIYGEQPKYISEFSAKIDAEEAPIVFRVNINELTGKLRSRC, encoded by the coding sequence ATGAGAAGAAATATGAATCAAGAAGAATGTAAGGCGTTATTAGGACAAAACTACATTGGCAGGCTTTCATACTTATCAGGAGGATGCCCATTCATTGTGCCCATAACATTTTACTACGATCCTGACACGCATTCCATTACCAGCTACTCTAGCGAGGGACACAAAATTCAAGAAATGCGAAAGAATACCAAGGTTTGCTTGGGAGTTGATGAAATAGCTTCCATAGCAAATTGGAAGTCCGTTTTAGTTCAGGGTACCTTTGAGGAGCTCTCTAGAATTGATGCCAAACATATGCTACATGAATTTTCTGATGGCGTTAAAAAAGTAATAGCAACCATTTACGGTGAGCAACCAAAATATATAAGTGAGTTTTCTGCAAAAATTGATGCCGAAGAAGCCCCGATCGTATTTCGTGTCAATATTAACGAACTGACCGGAAAGTTAAGAAGTAGGTGCTAA
- a CDS encoding VIT and vWA domain-containing protein, with translation MKLLYTFLLCAICFTGFSQDTDSPYLLVSTKNAIIPLKSSITEAYIAGTIAHVRVTQVYQNKGTEPIEAKYVFPLSTQAAVHKMHMIVDDRLVVAKIFEKQEAKKVYDAAIEEGKRAAKLEQHRPNVFQMNVGNIMPGDKITIDIYYTEMLVPVNGEYQFVAPAVVGPRFTGESTEAEGSFTMPYTAKGIADSFDFDISVRLNAGMIIQHVNSASHEIIVEYPDAKTAEIVLSEENKNPSNRDFILKYNLRGNQIQTGLLLYEGEEESFFSFQMEPNKNVVLDDIPSREYLFIVDVSGSMNGYPLEVSRTLMRNLLCGLRMTDTFNVQLFASSSTMFSAVPVEINEQNIEAAIRFLSEGQGGGGTQLLSALHTAYKLPRKDMGIARSMVVITDGYVSVEKEAFELIRNNLDQASVFTFGIGSSVNRYLVEGMAKVSNSESFIATTSEEAAEVAKDFANYIATPLLTRVKIESKGFDMYELAQKSIPDVFAARPVVVHGKYKGKAEGKIIVTGYQGKKRFRQVYNVTDGQLSKQNKALGYLWARKRIGELDDYKKLFNEDVKAEVVALGLKYNLLTNYTSFVAVDEAIVNKDGTLTKVKQPLPMPDNVNNSAVGAEAEVKETSKFKRTFNIIFKDEIAKNVKRQLTMEFKVMYAKLVSEYLKKYESLRIKFNAQGKVIRVEKFENGSWTVDESMLLDFEKISLKSVKKEITLTLKK, from the coding sequence ATGAAACTACTTTACACCTTTTTACTATGCGCAATCTGCTTTACAGGTTTTTCCCAAGATACTGACAGTCCGTATTTATTGGTCTCTACCAAGAACGCCATTATACCTTTAAAATCTTCCATAACAGAAGCATATATAGCGGGTACCATTGCCCATGTTAGGGTTACACAAGTATATCAAAACAAAGGAACGGAGCCTATAGAAGCCAAGTATGTGTTTCCACTATCTACACAGGCGGCGGTTCATAAAATGCATATGATAGTTGATGACCGACTTGTAGTTGCCAAAATTTTTGAAAAGCAAGAAGCTAAAAAAGTATACGATGCCGCCATTGAAGAAGGTAAGCGAGCTGCAAAGTTAGAGCAGCATAGACCCAATGTATTTCAAATGAATGTGGGTAATATTATGCCTGGCGATAAAATTACGATCGACATTTACTATACCGAAATGTTGGTGCCTGTAAATGGCGAATATCAGTTTGTAGCACCTGCCGTAGTGGGTCCACGATTTACTGGGGAAAGTACTGAAGCAGAAGGTAGTTTTACAATGCCATATACGGCAAAAGGTATTGCAGATAGTTTTGATTTCGATATTTCGGTTAGGCTAAACGCAGGTATGATCATTCAACATGTCAATAGTGCATCACACGAAATTATAGTGGAATATCCTGATGCGAAAACAGCCGAGATTGTACTATCCGAAGAAAATAAAAATCCGTCGAACAGAGATTTTATCTTAAAATACAATTTAAGGGGCAATCAAATACAAACCGGATTATTGTTGTACGAAGGCGAAGAAGAAAGCTTCTTTTCTTTTCAAATGGAACCTAACAAGAATGTGGTTTTAGATGATATTCCATCACGTGAATATTTGTTTATCGTTGATGTATCGGGTTCTATGAACGGGTATCCTTTAGAAGTATCGCGAACCTTAATGCGTAATCTTTTATGTGGATTACGAATGACGGATACGTTCAATGTTCAGCTATTTGCATCAAGTTCAACTATGTTTAGCGCAGTGCCTGTAGAAATAAACGAGCAGAATATAGAGGCGGCAATTCGGTTTTTATCGGAAGGTCAAGGCGGTGGAGGCACACAATTGTTAAGTGCGCTGCATACAGCATATAAACTGCCTAGAAAAGATATGGGCATAGCAAGGTCTATGGTGGTCATTACCGATGGTTATGTTAGCGTTGAAAAAGAAGCCTTTGAACTTATACGTAACAATCTAGACCAGGCCAGTGTATTCACTTTTGGTATCGGTTCTAGTGTCAATAGGTATTTAGTTGAAGGTATGGCAAAGGTTTCTAACAGCGAATCGTTCATAGCCACAACGTCAGAAGAAGCTGCAGAAGTGGCTAAAGACTTTGCAAATTATATAGCAACTCCATTATTGACACGAGTAAAGATTGAATCCAAAGGGTTTGATATGTACGAACTTGCCCAAAAGAGCATACCAGATGTATTTGCAGCAAGACCGGTTGTGGTTCACGGCAAATATAAGGGTAAGGCAGAAGGGAAAATAATCGTCACCGGTTACCAAGGTAAAAAACGCTTTAGACAAGTGTATAATGTAACTGACGGGCAATTAAGCAAGCAGAACAAAGCCTTGGGTTATTTGTGGGCTAGAAAGCGAATAGGGGAATTGGATGATTACAAGAAGCTATTTAATGAAGATGTGAAAGCTGAGGTGGTGGCACTAGGACTCAAATATAACTTGTTAACGAATTACACCTCTTTTGTAGCGGTTGATGAAGCCATAGTTAATAAAGACGGTACGTTGACGAAAGTAAAACAGCCGTTGCCAATGCCAGATAACGTAAACAATTCTGCCGTAGGAGCAGAAGCTGAGGTCAAAGAAACCAGCAAATTCAAACGTACGTTCAATATAATTTTTAAAGACGAGATCGCAAAGAATGTAAAACGACAGTTAACGATGGAATTTAAAGTGATGTATGCCAAATTAGTTTCGGAATACTTAAAAAAGTATGAAAGTCTGCGTATAAAATTCAATGCTCAAGGCAAGGTTATACGTGTAGAAAAATTTGAGAATGGCAGCTGGACAGTTGATGAAAGTATGCTGTTGGATTTTGAAAAAATAAGTTTAAAATCCGTTAAAAAAGAAATCACATTAACATTGAAAAAATAA
- a CDS encoding universal stress protein, translating into MKNILIPTDFSDNAWNAILYGITFFKKTQCTFHLVHINAINTNSSGEAALYVSPDILEETILAEPKEKLQHLLKRIEKLPLNAKHNFKVQAIYGFLINELKTLVINNKIDLIIMGTKGATGLKSVSIGSNTGNVITKVPCNVMAVPENACYENIQEIGFPSDLNIAYDIKVLETIKDIILLKRSALRLLYISGANEALSQNQTKVKNFILDYFKDNVCTYHNITGKSIDESVQCFTESRNLDMVIMVAKNLNFLERILFRPTVEKISYHTKVPFLVIHE; encoded by the coding sequence ATGAAAAACATATTAATCCCTACCGATTTCTCCGATAATGCCTGGAACGCTATTTTATACGGAATTACATTCTTCAAAAAAACGCAATGTACCTTTCATCTTGTGCACATCAACGCTATAAATACCAATTCTAGCGGAGAAGCTGCATTATATGTTTCACCAGATATTTTAGAAGAAACCATACTTGCAGAGCCTAAAGAAAAATTACAGCATCTATTAAAGAGAATTGAAAAACTTCCATTAAATGCAAAACATAATTTTAAAGTTCAGGCTATATATGGTTTTCTCATTAATGAACTAAAGACTTTGGTGATCAATAACAAAATCGATTTAATAATTATGGGCACAAAAGGTGCCACGGGACTTAAATCAGTATCCATAGGTAGTAACACCGGTAATGTAATTACCAAAGTTCCCTGTAATGTAATGGCTGTACCTGAAAATGCATGTTATGAAAATATTCAGGAAATTGGTTTTCCCTCAGATTTAAATATCGCTTACGATATCAAAGTCTTGGAAACGATAAAAGATATAATTCTTCTAAAAAGATCTGCCTTACGCTTACTTTATATTTCTGGCGCAAATGAAGCGTTGAGCCAAAATCAAACTAAAGTCAAAAATTTCATATTAGATTATTTTAAGGATAATGTTTGTACCTATCATAATATCACAGGAAAAAGCATAGACGAATCAGTACAATGTTTTACCGAGAGCAGAAATCTTGATATGGTAATCATGGTGGCAAAAAATCTTAATTTTCTAGAACGAATTCTATTTAGGCCAACAGTTGAAAAAATTAGCTACCATACCAAAGTACCATTTCTGGTTATACATGAGTAA
- a CDS encoding universal stress protein, with amino-acid sequence MTRILLPTDFSENALTAIRYALTLYKDLKCTFFLLNSYMPPVYHTEYLMGSPAQIGLGDIVQQNSQDNLEALKNTLEKEFNNPLHTFITHSALNVLSSEITRTVEAEQIDIIVMGTQGASGAKEILLGTNTVHVIKNAKCPVLVIPSGFEYEAPEQILFPNDFEVWLDKKSLEQLLKITHSHISLVNVMHVYTGDELNPIQEKNKEQLAKVLSESGFFHEVPSNEVIAAINEFQIKQKINLLVMIQNKHTFFERLFIEPVIKKIGFHVTVPFLVIPQ; translated from the coding sequence ATGACACGTATTTTACTACCTACAGATTTTTCTGAAAACGCATTGACCGCTATACGGTATGCCCTAACACTATACAAAGATCTTAAATGCACATTTTTTCTATTGAACAGTTACATGCCGCCGGTATATCATACAGAATATTTAATGGGGAGTCCGGCGCAAATTGGTCTTGGAGATATTGTGCAACAGAACTCGCAAGATAATCTTGAAGCACTAAAAAATACATTAGAAAAGGAATTTAATAATCCCCTTCACACTTTTATCACCCATTCTGCTCTGAATGTACTTTCTAGCGAAATCACTAGAACCGTAGAGGCAGAACAAATAGATATCATTGTCATGGGTACGCAAGGTGCTTCTGGGGCAAAGGAAATATTATTGGGCACCAACACCGTACATGTCATTAAAAATGCAAAATGTCCAGTTTTGGTCATTCCTTCAGGCTTTGAATATGAAGCTCCAGAACAGATACTGTTTCCCAATGATTTTGAGGTATGGCTAGACAAGAAAAGTTTGGAACAACTTTTGAAAATTACCCATTCTCATATCTCTCTGGTAAATGTAATGCATGTTTACACCGGCGATGAATTAAATCCGATACAAGAAAAAAATAAAGAACAACTTGCCAAAGTGTTATCCGAAAGTGGCTTTTTTCATGAAGTACCCAGTAATGAAGTTATAGCTGCCATCAATGAATTTCAGATCAAACAAAAAATAAATTTATTGGTAATGATACAGAACAAACACACCTTTTTTGAGCGTTTGTTCATTGAGCCTGTCATTAAGAAAATAGGCTTTCATGTAACCGTTCCATTCTTGGTAATTCCACAATAA
- a CDS encoding universal stress protein, giving the protein MKIKNILVATDFSNEAYNALFYATQIFAENQCTFYLVNAYDDIVVSAKNALFTGEKVLKKLEANSNENLTKTVHKIVLDTANDKHLFKTISSKGSLSTLISKTLVDYKIDLIVLGNKGKTGAKELFKGSNTIQIANTITQCPILAIPKEISFKPIKEIAFVTDYKKGCTKSTLSMLLNIAAITDASVAVLHINEEEIMSSKQISNQKLLDKCLLHIPHSYDEIWNYADKANVIQDFIVEREINMLAMSYHRRRFFQRFLHEPVIMDLSIYATVPFLILPVQD; this is encoded by the coding sequence ATGAAAATTAAAAATATACTTGTTGCAACGGATTTCTCCAATGAAGCGTATAATGCCCTTTTTTATGCAACACAGATTTTTGCCGAAAACCAATGTACTTTCTACCTGGTCAATGCATATGATGACATTGTGGTCAGTGCCAAAAATGCATTATTTACAGGTGAGAAAGTTTTAAAAAAGCTTGAAGCCAACTCAAATGAAAATCTGACTAAAACCGTTCATAAAATTGTTTTGGACACAGCTAACGACAAGCATTTATTCAAAACCATTTCAAGCAAAGGAAGTCTGTCTACTTTAATTTCAAAAACATTGGTGGATTACAAAATTGACCTTATCGTTTTAGGCAATAAAGGAAAAACAGGAGCCAAGGAACTGTTTAAGGGCAGTAATACCATACAGATCGCGAATACCATTACACAGTGCCCAATCTTGGCAATACCCAAAGAAATTTCATTTAAACCTATAAAAGAAATTGCCTTTGTGACCGATTATAAAAAAGGATGTACCAAAAGTACGCTATCTATGTTATTGAACATTGCAGCCATTACAGACGCCTCGGTAGCGGTTCTTCATATCAATGAAGAAGAAATAATGTCTTCAAAGCAAATTTCCAATCAGAAATTACTGGATAAATGTTTGCTTCACATACCACATAGTTATGATGAAATCTGGAACTACGCAGACAAAGCCAATGTTATTCAAGATTTTATAGTTGAAAGAGAAATAAATATGCTGGCAATGTCTTATCACCGTAGAAGGTTTTTTCAACGTTTTTTACATGAACCTGTAATAATGGATTTAAGTATCTATGCTACAGTTCCGTTTTTAATACTACCTGTACAGGACTGA
- a CDS encoding universal stress protein, which translates to MKNILIPTDFSNNADHAISYALNVFKCERANFYFLHAYADEVYGPYHKVDAETFEKQKKIIVDDSEDKLNKLVTETQTKTHNPLHKYEAVPAFESLVDALNNFADLKNIDLIIMGTKGKTASSKITYGSNTVQVFKYVKCPVLAVPDQYDYSQPKKILFPSNYMIPYKRRELKLLDILAGEFKAEVHSLYISDFVDLSHRQLDNKKFLEESLPHARLSFVTKGVENRAKAISTYITDHKMDLLVMVNSRHSFLEDMLYKSTIDEIGLSPTIPFLVMQNLSR; encoded by the coding sequence ATGAAAAATATTCTCATACCCACTGACTTCTCTAACAATGCCGATCACGCCATCTCGTATGCATTGAATGTGTTTAAATGCGAACGCGCAAATTTTTACTTTTTACATGCGTATGCCGATGAAGTTTACGGACCTTATCATAAGGTAGATGCAGAAACATTTGAGAAACAGAAGAAGATTATTGTTGATGATTCTGAGGATAAACTGAACAAACTTGTTACCGAAACCCAAACTAAAACGCATAACCCTTTACATAAATATGAAGCAGTACCCGCTTTTGAATCTTTGGTAGATGCCTTGAACAACTTTGCCGATTTAAAAAATATTGATCTTATCATAATGGGTACCAAAGGTAAAACCGCCAGCTCTAAAATAACTTATGGAAGCAATACCGTACAAGTTTTTAAATATGTAAAATGCCCTGTTTTGGCAGTCCCAGACCAATATGATTATAGCCAACCTAAAAAAATACTTTTCCCCAGTAATTACATGATACCGTACAAACGAAGAGAATTGAAGCTACTGGATATTTTAGCGGGAGAATTTAAGGCTGAAGTTCATAGTTTATATATTTCTGATTTTGTTGATTTAAGCCACAGGCAGTTGGACAATAAAAAATTCTTGGAAGAATCATTACCTCACGCCAGGTTATCATTTGTGACCAAAGGTGTAGAAAATAGAGCCAAAGCCATCTCAACTTATATTACCGATCATAAAATGGACCTTTTGGTCATGGTAAATTCAAGACACTCCTTTCTGGAAGATATGCTGTATAAATCTACTATTGATGAAATTGGTCTTTCACCAACCATTCCGTTTTTGGTCATGCAAAACCTTTCTCGATAA